In Syntrophomonas wolfei subsp. wolfei str. Goettingen G311, a single window of DNA contains:
- a CDS encoding isoprenyl transferase: MVINKKGKLEELIDQNNLPQHIAIIMDGNGRWANKRLLPRTMGHRAGMSSLKEVVRACSDVGVSTLTVFAFSTENWKRPLQEVDYLMKLLVEYLHRELEELHANAVRINVLGDYNSLPHQCQLEITEALQITRNNTGLKFNIALNYGSRAEIIAAVKKLAAGLLAGEICLEEISEESFAACLTTSGMPDPDLLIRTAGEMRVSNFLLWQIAYTELWVTDCLWPDFSREHLMQAIWDYQHRERRFGGLSRNKQGEENV, translated from the coding sequence ATGGTCATAAATAAAAAAGGGAAACTGGAAGAGCTTATCGACCAGAACAATCTACCACAGCATATAGCTATAATCATGGACGGCAATGGGCGCTGGGCCAATAAACGACTTTTGCCTAGAACCATGGGGCACCGGGCCGGTATGAGTTCCTTGAAGGAAGTGGTGCGGGCCTGTTCAGATGTAGGTGTATCCACCCTAACTGTCTTTGCTTTTTCTACGGAGAACTGGAAAAGGCCCCTGCAGGAAGTTGACTATCTCATGAAGCTACTGGTGGAATATCTTCACCGGGAATTGGAAGAATTACATGCCAATGCAGTTCGTATTAATGTACTGGGGGACTATAATTCTTTGCCTCATCAATGCCAGCTGGAAATAACGGAGGCGCTGCAGATTACTCGCAATAATACGGGTTTAAAGTTTAATATTGCCCTGAACTATGGCTCCCGTGCCGAGATTATAGCAGCAGTGAAGAAGCTGGCAGCCGGTCTATTGGCCGGGGAAATATGCCTGGAAGAGATTTCCGAGGAAAGCTTTGCTGCTTGTTTAACCACCTCCGGGATGCCCGATCCGGACCTATTAATAAGAACAGCAGGAGAGATGCGAGTAAGCAATTTTCTTCTCTGGCAGATTGCCTATACTGAGCTCTGGGTTACTGATTGCCTGTGGCCGGACTTTTCCCGGGAGCACCTTATGCAGGCTATTTGGGATTACCAGCATAGAGAAAGACGTTTTGGCGGGTTAAGTAGAAACAAACAGGGGGAGGAGAATGTTTAA
- a CDS encoding phosphatidate cytidylyltransferase, whose amino-acid sequence MFKTRLITSLVGIPLLIAILYQGGWYWKGFFILLAIVGLFEFYRMIINKGHKVLQLPGYFLLLIILLGVDYPQFLLPGIYLFLVVALLYFVLCYPRFSPLDLAWTLLGSAYIGFLLAYTIQIADLSQPFLVILLAFLLTWASDIGGYLFGSVWGKHKMSPLLSPGKSWEGAAGSLLLSLLVSFAFFKLLDLGQLGISPVILLGVAASILAQCGDLFISGIKRYSAVKDTGRIIPGHGGVLDRFDAFLLVVPAVYYFFVYCI is encoded by the coding sequence ATGTTTAAAACCAGGCTGATAACTTCACTTGTCGGGATTCCCTTGTTAATTGCCATCTTATATCAGGGTGGATGGTACTGGAAAGGATTCTTTATATTGCTGGCCATTGTGGGACTATTTGAGTTCTATCGTATGATTATAAACAAGGGACATAAGGTTCTCCAGCTACCCGGTTATTTCTTGCTTTTGATTATACTATTAGGAGTTGATTATCCCCAATTCTTACTTCCAGGTATTTACCTCTTTTTGGTGGTGGCATTATTGTACTTTGTACTATGCTATCCACGTTTTTCACCGCTGGATCTGGCCTGGACTTTATTGGGTTCTGCTTATATCGGTTTTTTGCTGGCTTACACTATCCAGATCGCTGATCTGTCTCAGCCTTTTTTGGTAATACTCCTGGCCTTTCTTCTAACCTGGGCCAGTGACATAGGTGGTTATCTTTTTGGGTCTGTTTGGGGCAAACATAAAATGTCTCCCCTGCTTAGCCCCGGGAAGAGCTGGGAAGGAGCAGCAGGCTCCTTATTATTATCGCTGTTAGTTTCCTTTGCGTTTTTTAAACTATTAGACCTGGGGCAGCTGGGAATTAGCCCGGTAATTTTACTGGGGGTAGCAGCAAGTATTTTGGCTCAGTGCGGGGATTTGTTTATTTCCGGTATCAAAAGATATTCTGCAGTCAAGGATACCGGAAGGATTATTCCAGGCCACGGGGGTGTCTTGGACCGTTTTGACGCTTTTCTACTGGTAGTGCCGGCGGTTTATTATTTCTTTGTCTACTGTATATAA
- the ytvI gene encoding sporulation integral membrane protein YtvI encodes MDPELQKYLKTLSKTTIVVMVLLAIYLLFHYVFPLAGKILARLPILFLPFIFAILLAVIIEPVVNFFEKKTHLNRNWSVVISLLLVVGGFFTLLSLLVSRIINDMSRLYPQVLHYSDQITASFMAAISNLNLLYLGLNLSPQAQNALQQNMENGIKLVSSLMEKSINGLIRSLAMLPGILVFLMIATVATFFIIKDRALIRSFVMQWIPGNVRSKTREVFAELFRVLVGFVKAYGILISVTTIVTMVALRVLGFDYVITIGIIVGLLDILPVLGPGAFFVPWIIWHFVAGDLHLGISLLIVYLLISVVRQFLEPKIVGDNIGLHPLATLISLYAGLQLGGFTGMIMGPVLLVIFIASYRAGLFDGLNWRK; translated from the coding sequence TTGGATCCGGAGTTACAGAAATACTTAAAAACATTAAGCAAGACGACTATTGTGGTAATGGTGTTGCTGGCCATTTACCTCTTGTTTCATTATGTCTTTCCCCTGGCCGGAAAAATCCTGGCTCGTCTTCCCATCCTATTTTTACCCTTTATTTTTGCCATCCTGCTGGCGGTAATCATTGAGCCGGTGGTAAATTTCTTTGAAAAAAAGACCCATTTAAACCGGAATTGGTCGGTAGTTATTAGCCTACTGCTGGTAGTGGGAGGTTTTTTTACCCTCTTGTCTTTGCTGGTTTCCCGGATAATAAATGATATGTCTCGCCTCTATCCCCAGGTTCTGCATTATTCAGATCAAATAACGGCTAGCTTTATGGCTGCTATTAGTAATTTGAATCTCTTATACCTGGGTCTTAATCTCTCCCCCCAGGCGCAAAATGCCCTGCAGCAGAATATGGAGAATGGGATAAAGCTGGTAAGCAGTCTGATGGAAAAGAGCATCAATGGATTGATTCGTAGCCTGGCCATGCTGCCAGGCATACTGGTTTTTTTGATGATTGCCACCGTTGCTACCTTCTTTATTATCAAAGACCGGGCTCTTATAAGAAGTTTCGTCATGCAATGGATTCCCGGTAATGTTCGCTCTAAAACCCGAGAGGTTTTTGCTGAACTGTTCCGGGTTCTGGTAGGCTTTGTCAAAGCTTACGGTATACTCATATCGGTAACCACCATAGTTACTATGGTGGCTTTACGGGTGCTGGGTTTTGATTATGTAATTACCATTGGTATAATTGTAGGTCTCCTGGATATTCTTCCGGTGCTGGGACCGGGTGCCTTTTTTGTTCCCTGGATTATATGGCATTTCGTGGCGGGAGATTTGCATTTAGGGATTAGCCTCCTGATTGTCTACCTTTTGATTTCAGTAGTCAGACAGTTTCTCGAACCCAAGATCGTGGGAGATAATATTGGTTTGCATCCCTTGGCTACCTTGATATCGCTTTATGCCGGTTTGCAACTGGGCGGGTTTACCGGGATGATAATGGGACCGGTTCTGCTGGTTATATTTATTGCCAGTTACCGGGCGGGTTTATTTGACGGTCTTAATTGGAGGAAATGA
- a CDS encoding 1-deoxy-D-xylulose-5-phosphate reductoisomerase yields MNKKQSNVIILGSTGSIGIQALDVIRMHSDSFRVLGLAAKDEVQLLREQIELYQPEYISLADKESIKKLGELGGSGVKKALPGVEGLCELASLPEADIVLVALSGAIGILPTLAAIEARKRVALANKETLVAAGDIVMQEARQQGALIIPVDSEHSAIFQCLAGEARHLHRIWLTASGGPFRDFTREQMKAVDLEMALQHPNWSMGPKITIDSATLMNKGLEVIEAHHLFGVGYNEIEVLLQAESIIHSMVELQDGAFLAHLGRPDMRIPIQYALTYPERMESPVERLDFRTLGAIHFGRPDTQAFPALALAYEAGKAGGTMPAVLNAANEVAVNSFMQRRIDFARIPLLVERVMEMHDMVKQPDLDSILAADAWARVRCEELI; encoded by the coding sequence ATGAACAAGAAGCAGTCTAATGTAATTATTCTTGGCTCCACCGGCTCCATTGGCATACAAGCACTGGATGTAATCCGTATGCACTCTGATTCATTTAGAGTACTGGGACTCGCGGCCAAGGATGAAGTTCAGCTTTTGCGGGAACAGATCGAACTCTACCAGCCAGAATATATTTCTTTGGCTGATAAAGAAAGCATAAAAAAGCTCGGAGAGCTGGGTGGCAGCGGAGTTAAAAAAGCTCTGCCCGGGGTTGAAGGATTATGTGAATTAGCCAGTTTGCCTGAAGCGGATATTGTGCTGGTAGCTTTGAGCGGAGCTATAGGTATTTTGCCTACCTTGGCGGCCATTGAGGCCCGGAAAAGGGTAGCTTTGGCCAATAAGGAAACCCTGGTAGCTGCCGGGGATATTGTAATGCAAGAAGCACGACAGCAGGGAGCTTTAATTATTCCGGTAGACAGCGAACATTCAGCCATATTCCAGTGCCTGGCAGGTGAAGCCCGGCATCTGCATCGGATTTGGCTTACCGCTTCCGGCGGTCCTTTCCGGGATTTTACCCGGGAACAAATGAAAGCGGTTGATTTGGAGATGGCCTTGCAGCACCCTAACTGGTCCATGGGACCTAAAATAACCATTGACTCGGCAACATTGATGAACAAGGGACTGGAGGTTATTGAGGCACATCATCTGTTTGGAGTGGGGTATAATGAAATTGAAGTCCTGCTTCAAGCCGAGAGTATCATTCATTCCATGGTGGAACTACAGGATGGAGCATTCCTGGCCCACCTGGGAAGACCCGATATGAGAATACCTATACAGTATGCTTTAACTTATCCGGAGCGCATGGAGTCTCCGGTAGAAAGGCTGGATTTCAGAACGCTGGGGGCTATTCATTTTGGTCGCCCGGATACCCAGGCTTTTCCCGCTCTGGCTCTGGCTTATGAAGCGGGTAAAGCGGGAGGTACCATGCCGGCCGTGCTGAATGCGGCCAATGAGGTGGCGGTAAACTCCTTTATGCAAAGAAGGATAGATTTTGCCCGCATTCCTCTCCTGGTGGAAAGGGTTATGGAAATGCATGATATGGTGAAACAGCCCGACCTGGACAGTATACTGGCAGCTGATGCCTGGGCCCGGGTTCGTTGCGAGGAGCTTATATGA
- the rseP gene encoding RIP metalloprotease RseP, protein MNTILITLLIIAVLILAHEWGHFVVARRIGIPVYEFAIGFGPKVFSWKRNGVIYSLRLIPLGGFVRMAGEEPGDPEEPNGFSHRTPLEKIRVSFAGPFMNFVLALLIFVFSYSVIGLPHSSNEPIIGTVIKGKPADLAGIKAGDRIISANGIAVNSWADFNQQTSRSSGQPLELQLERKQQRLSLEVSPVKLDSSGNMGIGVLNRVVYEKQGILKSMELGLKQTYELTLLLFSALGVLISGGASMGDLAGPVGITRLVGEFAQVGMIFLLNFTAFLSINLGIMNLLPIPALDGSKIVFAVVEAIRKKPLDPEKEGFLNWIGFLFLIGLMIIVTFNDIVRWIRG, encoded by the coding sequence ATGAACACTATTCTTATTACCCTATTGATTATTGCGGTGCTGATTCTGGCCCATGAATGGGGTCATTTTGTAGTGGCCCGTCGAATTGGCATACCGGTTTACGAGTTTGCCATAGGCTTTGGCCCCAAAGTATTCTCCTGGAAAAGAAATGGGGTAATCTATTCTCTGCGTTTGATTCCTTTAGGGGGCTTTGTGCGCATGGCCGGGGAAGAGCCTGGTGATCCCGAAGAACCCAATGGTTTCAGCCATAGGACTCCCCTGGAAAAGATTCGGGTTTCCTTTGCCGGGCCTTTTATGAACTTTGTTCTGGCCCTGCTGATCTTTGTTTTCAGCTATAGTGTGATCGGCCTCCCCCATAGCTCCAACGAGCCTATAATTGGAACGGTAATCAAGGGGAAACCGGCGGATTTGGCAGGCATCAAGGCCGGTGACAGGATAATTTCGGCGAATGGTATTGCTGTAAACAGCTGGGCTGATTTTAACCAGCAGACCTCCCGTAGCAGCGGCCAGCCCTTGGAGCTACAGCTGGAGCGAAAGCAGCAGCGGCTTAGCCTGGAGGTTTCGCCGGTAAAACTTGATTCTTCCGGCAACATGGGTATTGGTGTTTTGAACCGGGTGGTTTATGAGAAACAGGGGATTTTAAAATCCATGGAACTGGGCCTGAAACAAACCTATGAACTTACTCTTCTGCTCTTTTCCGCTTTGGGAGTTCTAATAAGCGGCGGTGCCTCCATGGGTGATTTGGCCGGTCCGGTGGGGATAACGCGTCTGGTGGGTGAGTTTGCCCAGGTGGGCATGATATTCCTGCTTAACTTTACGGCTTTCTTAAGCATTAACCTGGGTATTATGAACCTCTTGCCTATTCCGGCTCTGGACGGCAGTAAAATCGTATTCGCCGTGGTGGAGGCCATACGCAAGAAGCCTCTGGACCCGGAAAAGGAAGGTTTTCTTAACTGGATAGGTTTTCTCTTTCTGATTGGTTTAATGATAATTGTAACTTTTAATGATATTGTAAGATGGATAAGAGGATAA
- the ispG gene encoding flavodoxin-dependent (E)-4-hydroxy-3-methylbut-2-enyl-diphosphate synthase: MRRKSRVIKVGTVPVGGEYPVVVQSMTSTDTRDIERTVKQIKQMEAAGCELVRVAVVDEEAAQAISRIKQKINIPLIADIHFDHRLALKSIEAGADGLRINPGNIGEEKKLCEVVKACQEKKTPIRIGVNAGSLDKRILDRFGGISAQAMVASALENVKLLEDMDFHEIKLSLKASSVMLTVEAYRLLAAKVDYPLHLGITEAGTKDRALIKSALGIGMLLYEGIGDTIRVSLTADPVDEVWAAYEILRSLGLRQRGIELISCPSCGRCEIDLIETAEEVDRKIRHYQQALKVAVMGCVVNGPGEAREADLGIAGGRGFGLLFKNGEIIKKVPESELVAVLLREIEDSSKK, from the coding sequence ATGCGTCGTAAAAGCAGGGTAATCAAAGTGGGAACAGTCCCGGTCGGGGGAGAGTACCCGGTGGTAGTGCAATCAATGACTAGCACCGATACCCGTGATATTGAAAGGACCGTAAAACAGATTAAGCAGATGGAAGCCGCCGGCTGTGAGCTGGTACGGGTGGCGGTGGTTGATGAGGAAGCTGCCCAGGCGATTTCCCGCATTAAACAGAAGATAAATATCCCCTTGATTGCCGATATCCATTTTGATCATCGCCTGGCCTTGAAAAGCATAGAGGCTGGAGCCGATGGCTTGCGGATAAACCCGGGCAATATAGGGGAAGAGAAGAAACTCTGTGAAGTAGTGAAGGCTTGCCAGGAGAAAAAAACACCCATAAGAATCGGGGTAAATGCTGGTTCTTTGGACAAAAGGATCTTGGATAGATTCGGTGGAATCTCGGCCCAGGCCATGGTGGCAAGCGCCCTGGAAAATGTAAAGCTTTTGGAAGATATGGACTTCCATGAAATAAAGTTGTCGTTAAAAGCCTCCTCGGTTATGCTGACGGTGGAAGCCTACCGCCTGTTGGCCGCAAAAGTTGATTATCCCTTGCATCTTGGAATTACCGAAGCCGGTACCAAGGATCGCGCTTTGATTAAGTCGGCCCTGGGAATAGGAATGCTTTTATACGAAGGGATTGGAGATACCATAAGGGTTTCCTTGACTGCTGATCCAGTGGATGAGGTATGGGCAGCCTATGAAATATTACGCAGTTTGGGCCTGCGCCAGCGGGGAATTGAACTGATTTCCTGTCCCAGTTGCGGCCGCTGTGAGATTGACTTGATAGAAACCGCCGAAGAGGTGGATAGGAAAATCAGGCATTACCAGCAAGCCTTGAAGGTGGCGGTTATGGGTTGTGTTGTCAATGGACCGGGGGAAGCCCGGGAAGCTGATCTTGGTATTGCCGGAGGACGGGGATTTGGTTTATTATTCAAGAACGGTGAGATAATTAAAAAAGTACCGGAAAGCGAGCTGGTGGCAGTGCTTTTGCGGGAAATTGAGGATAGCAGTAAAAAGTAA
- the pyrH gene encoding UMP kinase, translating to MQKPKYKRIVLKLSGEALAGHNTYGIDNEVLNSIARQVVEVVRQEVQVAIVVGGGNIWRGVAGSAKGMDRATADYMGMLATVINALALQDALEQEGMGTRVMSAIEMKEVCEPYIRRRAIRHLEKGRVTIFAAGTGNPYFSTDTAAALRSAEIEAEVILMAKKVDGVYDADPVKNPAALKFDRLNYIDVLSRGLGVMDSTAASLCMDNGIPIIVFDLTREGNILKAVLGEEIGTYVGR from the coding sequence TTGCAAAAGCCCAAGTATAAACGTATAGTTTTAAAACTCAGCGGAGAAGCACTAGCCGGCCATAATACTTACGGTATTGATAATGAAGTATTGAACTCCATTGCCCGGCAGGTGGTGGAAGTGGTGCGGCAGGAAGTGCAAGTTGCCATAGTTGTTGGGGGAGGCAATATTTGGCGTGGTGTAGCTGGCAGCGCCAAGGGTATGGATCGTGCTACAGCGGATTATATGGGGATGCTGGCTACAGTAATTAATGCCCTGGCCCTGCAGGATGCCCTGGAACAGGAAGGCATGGGAACCCGGGTAATGTCAGCTATTGAAATGAAAGAGGTCTGTGAGCCCTATATCCGGCGCCGGGCTATTCGTCATTTGGAAAAGGGGCGGGTAACCATTTTCGCCGCTGGAACCGGTAATCCCTATTTTTCTACGGATACTGCTGCGGCTCTGAGATCGGCCGAAATAGAAGCTGAAGTTATACTTATGGCTAAAAAAGTGGATGGGGTCTATGATGCGGATCCGGTTAAGAATCCTGCGGCCCTAAAATTTGACCGCCTGAATTACATAGATGTGCTAAGCCGGGGATTGGGGGTTATGGACTCCACTGCGGCATCCCTGTGCATGGATAACGGGATTCCCATAATTGTTTTTGATTTGACCCGGGAGGGCAACATTTTAAAGGCAGTATTGGGCGAAGAGATAGGAACCTATGTAGGGAGGTAA
- the frr gene encoding ribosome recycling factor, whose product MIKDILSDTEERMKKTIEHLRKDLASLRAGRANPAMLEKIMVDYYGQPTPINQLANITVPEARLLVIQPWDKTIIASIEKAIMKSDLGINPSNDGNVIRLVIPQLTEERRKELVKVLRKRAEEARVAVRNIRRDSNELLKSGEKEKLISEDDNKKGMDDIQKETDRHIKEIDSILQGKEKEIMEV is encoded by the coding sequence ATGATTAAGGATATTTTAAGCGATACGGAAGAGAGAATGAAAAAAACCATTGAACACCTGAGAAAAGACCTGGCATCTTTAAGAGCTGGCAGAGCCAATCCGGCCATGCTGGAAAAGATTATGGTTGATTACTACGGGCAGCCTACTCCCATTAATCAACTGGCCAATATAACCGTGCCTGAAGCACGATTGCTGGTGATACAGCCCTGGGATAAGACCATCATCGCTTCTATTGAAAAAGCTATTATGAAATCCGATCTGGGAATAAATCCATCCAATGATGGCAATGTAATACGGCTGGTCATCCCCCAGTTGACCGAAGAAAGAAGAAAGGAACTGGTCAAGGTGCTGCGGAAAAGAGCGGAAGAAGCCCGGGTAGCGGTAAGAAATATTCGCCGGGACTCCAACGAACTTTTGAAGAGCGGTGAAAAGGAAAAGCTTATTTCCGAAGATGATAATAAAAAGGGCATGGATGATATTCAAAAGGAAACGGATCGACATATTAAAGAAATAGATAGCATTTTACAGGGCAAAGAGAAAGAAATAATGGAAGTTTAG